One window of Gloeothece citriformis PCC 7424 genomic DNA carries:
- a CDS encoding T3SS effector HopA1 family protein, with product MIQLDETLLLSSTIDPKRELLNTLEEIVNKVEIKPNFSISHPDYQPLEVTQEILEHLQKMPEDLQKKYLSLLLRTFLYGIYYNGSMRNALGIHQEKPNFALDLENNTFLEVDVEFYERLQENNHGEGYFDSDWSILHQENDGTFAVIKGGLRLHIEKNIHLQPHQKNAQSGDIVSIRMPKNLLQNGFYVAVGNEGLQSSLQAVRMYFNFTPEGAVKVMDSLTQELNQLAIPFSFKVLYNPGDYGRYDSGVLYFDKHNYRVIKPVLLKIYQAHQSEFKSQVPLFTLSLAPGLGLAEEPEQKFAVQESFGMNRCQLVANGLIKAWYQKEYSSEGGMRAILEQFNILEIDLERPYLNPNAEDIY from the coding sequence ATGATTCAATTAGATGAAACCCTCTTATTATCATCAACTATAGACCCGAAAAGGGAATTACTAAATACCTTAGAAGAAATAGTCAATAAAGTTGAGATAAAACCAAATTTTTCTATTTCTCATCCTGACTATCAACCTTTAGAAGTTACTCAGGAAATTCTAGAGCATTTGCAGAAAATGCCAGAAGACTTACAAAAAAAATATTTAAGTCTTTTACTGCGAACTTTTCTCTATGGAATTTATTACAATGGTTCGATGAGAAATGCTCTCGGTATTCATCAGGAAAAACCGAATTTTGCCTTAGATTTAGAAAATAATACTTTTTTAGAGGTAGATGTAGAATTTTATGAACGTCTACAGGAAAATAATCATGGTGAGGGTTATTTTGATTCGGATTGGTCTATTCTTCATCAAGAAAATGATGGCACTTTTGCTGTTATAAAAGGGGGGTTAAGGTTACATATCGAAAAGAATATTCATCTTCAACCCCATCAAAAAAATGCTCAATCTGGGGATATAGTATCTATCCGGATGCCTAAAAATTTACTGCAAAATGGGTTTTATGTGGCGGTTGGGAATGAAGGATTACAAAGTTCTTTACAAGCTGTTCGGATGTACTTTAATTTTACTCCAGAAGGGGCGGTTAAAGTGATGGATAGTTTAACACAAGAATTAAATCAATTAGCGATTCCCTTTAGTTTTAAGGTACTGTATAACCCTGGAGATTATGGACGTTATGATTCAGGGGTTCTCTATTTTGATAAGCACAATTACCGAGTGATTAAACCAGTATTACTAAAGATTTATCAAGCTCATCAATCTGAGTTTAAATCGCAAGTCCCTTTATTTACTTTATCTCTTGCACCCGGATTAGGATTAGCGGAAGAACCAGAGCAAAAATTTGCTGTTCAGGAAAGTTTCGGAATGAATCGCTGTCAACTTGTGGCGAATGGGTTAATTAAAGCTTGGTATCAAAAAGAATATTCATCAGAAGGAGGAATGAGAGCTATTCTAGAGCAATTTAATATCCTAGAAATCGACTTAGAACGCCCTTATCTTAATCCTAACGCTGAGGACATTTATTAA
- a CDS encoding peptidylprolyl isomerase produces MVQTVKITEEEILKQVKLSSMMTDVVKDIVNRKIIEDETQKLGITVDEKELQQAADKLRLMYQLYKAEDTWKWLKENHLTVDDFEEIVFNKALSSKLAVHLFNDKIEPYYYEHQLDYTGVIMYEVILNDEELALELFYALQEGEITFSEIAHQYIEDTELRRKGGYRGLVYRKDLKPEISATVFAAKPPQVIKPIVTSKGVHLILVEEIIQRQLDNPLRHIIANSLFNEWLEKHTQQVEII; encoded by the coding sequence ATGGTACAAACTGTTAAAATTACCGAAGAAGAAATTCTCAAGCAAGTTAAACTTTCTTCAATGATGACTGATGTGGTTAAGGATATAGTTAATCGAAAAATTATTGAAGATGAAACTCAAAAATTAGGAATAACAGTAGATGAAAAAGAACTACAACAAGCAGCCGATAAACTTCGGTTAATGTATCAACTCTATAAAGCTGAGGATACCTGGAAATGGTTAAAAGAAAATCATCTGACTGTAGATGACTTTGAAGAAATTGTTTTTAATAAAGCGTTATCCAGTAAGCTAGCGGTTCATCTGTTTAACGATAAAATAGAACCTTATTATTATGAACATCAGTTAGATTACACTGGAGTAATCATGTATGAGGTGATTTTAAATGATGAAGAATTAGCCCTAGAATTATTTTATGCCCTTCAAGAAGGAGAAATAACTTTTTCTGAAATCGCCCATCAATATATTGAAGATACAGAATTACGCCGTAAGGGAGGATATCGAGGGTTAGTCTATCGCAAAGATTTAAAACCGGAAATTTCTGCGACTGTTTTTGCTGCTAAACCTCCACAAGTTATTAAACCTATTGTTACTTCAAAAGGAGTGCATTTAATTTTAGTGGAAGAAATTATACAGCGTCAATTAGATAATCCATTACGGCATATTATTGCTAATTCTTTATTTAATGAATGGCTTGAAAAACACACTCAACAAGTAGAAATTATTTAA
- a CDS encoding nif11-class peptide radical SAM maturase 3, whose translation MNYQRISYAVWEITLKCNLACQHCGSRAGHSRNKELSTEEALNLVQQLAEVGIKEVTLIGGEAFLRPDWLEIAKAISQAGMLCGMTTGGYGITLDTAQKMKEAGIKMVSVSMDGLETTHNYLRGKKDSWQWAFKTMSHLKQAGISFGCNTQINRLSAPEFPRIYETIRNAGALAWQIQLTVPMGRAADNSNILLQPYELLDVYPMIARVAQRAKREGVKIQAGNNIGYYGPYERLLRGGDDWSFWQGCGAGLSTLGIEADGAIKGCPSLPTTAYTGGNIRDYNLKTIIEETEELRFNLGAGTPKGTEHLWGFCKTCEFAELCRGGCSWTAHVFFDRRGNNPYCHYRALTQEKNGIRERVFLKRQADGNPFDNGEFQLIEEPINTPWPDNDSLHFTADKIQWPEDWAEETNMSLPLAVSNV comes from the coding sequence ATTGTGGCTCTCGTGCTGGACATTCGAGAAATAAAGAATTATCAACAGAAGAAGCGCTTAATTTAGTTCAACAATTAGCGGAAGTGGGAATTAAAGAAGTGACGTTAATTGGTGGAGAAGCGTTTTTACGTCCTGACTGGTTAGAAATTGCCAAAGCTATTAGTCAAGCCGGGATGCTTTGTGGGATGACAACGGGGGGTTATGGGATTACTTTAGACACCGCCCAAAAAATGAAAGAAGCAGGAATTAAAATGGTTTCTGTATCAATGGATGGATTAGAGACAACCCATAATTATCTCAGAGGAAAAAAAGACTCTTGGCAATGGGCATTTAAAACCATGAGTCATCTAAAACAAGCAGGGATTTCTTTTGGATGTAACACTCAAATTAATCGTCTTTCTGCCCCTGAATTTCCTCGGATTTATGAAACTATTAGAAATGCGGGAGCATTAGCTTGGCAAATACAATTAACTGTTCCGATGGGAAGGGCAGCAGATAACAGTAATATTCTCTTGCAACCCTATGAATTATTAGATGTTTATCCAATGATTGCGAGGGTAGCACAACGGGCAAAACGAGAAGGGGTAAAGATCCAAGCCGGTAATAATATTGGCTATTATGGCCCTTATGAGCGCCTATTAAGAGGAGGCGATGATTGGTCATTTTGGCAAGGATGCGGAGCCGGACTTTCTACGTTAGGAATTGAGGCCGATGGTGCAATTAAAGGGTGTCCTTCTCTGCCAACTACTGCTTATACAGGGGGCAATATTCGAGATTATAATCTGAAGACAATTATTGAAGAAACTGAAGAATTACGCTTTAATTTAGGGGCAGGAACTCCGAAAGGTACTGAGCATCTTTGGGGTTTTTGTAAGACTTGTGAATTCGCCGAGCTTTGTCGCGGCGGTTGTAGTTGGACGGCTCATGTTTTCTTTGATCGTAGAGGAAATAATCCTTATTGTCATTATCGGGCACTAACTCAAGAAAAAAATGGCATTCGGGAGCGGGTATTCCTGAAACGACAAGCAGACGGAAACCCGTTTGATAATGGAGAATTTCAGTTAATTGAAGAACCGATTAATACGCCTTGGCCAGACAATGATTCTCTTCATTTTACGGCTGATAAAATTCAATGGCCAGAAGATTGGGCAGAAGAAACAAATATGAGTTTACCTTTGGCGGTTTCTAACGTTTAA
- a CDS encoding ATP-binding protein, with translation MTANRLEQFQQAFRNLQLQPLITPEEIKNFRVEYNEELLEELEQPVFDCSDYTNKLFFVGHRGCGKSTLLKEFAEKIQSDYFTVFFSIADLIEISDINHINILFAIAVQIMTQADEENIDIEIAKKQKFYDWFKEKTQITQYGASAEAKAGFNLLNFISGALKTNATFREEIKTKFEKNTRELLDLINLIATEIMLACNKKIVVIIDDLDKVSLAKVEEIFKYNIKVLLEAKFIVIYTIPIATIRDGVLSSYMKNEAGNRFFVMPVLKMYAKGDSHKPDSQPVKITMNKLREILRRRIDDDLIDEDVAIKICLYSGGVIRELIRIAQECCRLMLLQLRRKLKNQESIEGLRIDNTIIDKALNQLRNSMAITLSKTDRDILIQTYNNYRPDDPKEQNFLDLLHNIVAIEYRNDETWYDLHPLIIMQLKQEGLIS, from the coding sequence ATGACAGCTAATCGTCTTGAACAATTTCAACAAGCTTTTCGTAATTTACAGTTACAACCTTTAATAACTCCAGAAGAAATTAAAAATTTTCGTGTAGAATACAATGAGGAATTGCTTGAAGAATTAGAGCAACCTGTTTTTGATTGTAGCGATTATACTAATAAATTGTTTTTTGTCGGACATCGCGGTTGTGGAAAATCTACATTATTAAAAGAGTTTGCAGAAAAAATACAGAGTGATTACTTTACTGTATTTTTCTCTATAGCTGATTTGATAGAAATTTCGGATATAAATCATATTAATATACTTTTTGCGATCGCTGTTCAAATTATGACCCAAGCTGATGAAGAAAACATTGATATTGAGATAGCAAAGAAACAAAAGTTTTATGATTGGTTTAAGGAAAAAACACAAATTACACAATATGGAGCAAGTGCAGAGGCAAAAGCAGGTTTTAATTTATTGAATTTTATTAGCGGTGCGTTGAAGACTAATGCTACTTTTAGAGAGGAAATAAAAACTAAGTTTGAAAAAAATACCCGTGAGTTGCTTGATCTCATTAATCTGATTGCTACGGAAATTATGTTAGCTTGTAATAAAAAAATTGTTGTAATTATTGACGATCTTGATAAGGTTAGTTTAGCTAAGGTTGAAGAGATATTTAAGTATAATATTAAGGTGCTTCTAGAAGCTAAATTTATTGTTATTTATACTATTCCTATTGCAACAATTCGTGATGGTGTTTTGTCAAGTTATATGAAAAATGAAGCGGGGAATCGTTTTTTCGTTATGCCGGTGCTGAAAATGTATGCTAAAGGTGATAGTCATAAACCAGATTCTCAGCCGGTTAAAATAACTATGAATAAATTACGGGAGATTCTACGAAGACGTATTGATGATGATCTTATCGATGAAGATGTAGCGATTAAAATATGTCTTTATAGCGGCGGCGTGATTCGAGAATTGATTCGTATTGCTCAAGAATGTTGCCGTTTAATGCTGTTGCAGTTACGAAGAAAATTAAAAAATCAGGAGTCTATTGAAGGTTTGCGGATTGATAATACAATTATTGATAAAGCACTGAATCAATTGCGGAATAGTATGGCTATTACTCTTAGTAAAACCGATCGAGATATTTTAATACAAACTTATAATAATTATCGTCCTGATGACCCGAAAGAGCAAAATTTTCTCGATTTACTCCACAATATTGTTGCTATTGAATATCGTAATGATGAGACTTGGTATGATTTACATCCCCTCATAATTATGCAGTTAAAACAAGAAGGGTTAATATCATGA
- a CDS encoding tetratricopeptide repeat protein codes for MNNITYESVAQANEEIYEKLLVSIEAGVGMLQIFIAVCDTDRQREAIITRYERDLAPSINTYRVFLDPEEPTLRLAVSQQITDTKRENAVAMVMGTQTLGLRKNDESLNKFFGYLQWTREGLRELKMPIVLWIPSRILVQLAKKAPDFYSWRNGVFQFQPEPYEETVEPLTTQSIEFEGNKSSSIFDVEQLESSLAKALAMWGENSSNLEPLYSQLGNLYADRVQSGESPDREREFILAQDYLNKAIALQTQFKQEDALAHTLSTLALLYRSQGRYTEAEPLFLQALELSKHILGNNHLDVATSLNNLALLYDSQGRYSEAELLHKKTLKLRKHLLGDNHFDVATSLNNLALLYKSQGRYEEAEPLLRQALELYKRLLGENHPNVATCLNNLAALYDSQGKYEEAEPFLIQALELRKRLLGDNHPDVAISLNNLASLYSSQGRYAEAEPFFLQALLILEKSLGEHHPHTQTARKNLQRMRR; via the coding sequence ATGAATAATATAACTTATGAATCTGTTGCTCAAGCCAATGAGGAAATCTACGAAAAATTATTAGTTTCTATTGAGGCAGGTGTAGGAATGTTACAGATTTTTATTGCTGTGTGTGATACTGACCGCCAACGAGAGGCTATTATTACTCGATACGAACGAGATTTAGCTCCTTCTATTAATACTTATAGAGTTTTTCTTGACCCTGAAGAACCGACGCTACGTCTAGCAGTTTCGCAGCAAATTACAGATACTAAGAGAGAAAATGCTGTGGCTATGGTTATGGGAACGCAAACATTAGGATTGAGAAAAAATGATGAGTCTTTAAATAAGTTTTTTGGGTATTTGCAGTGGACACGGGAAGGGTTGCGAGAGCTAAAAATGCCGATTGTTTTATGGATTCCTTCTCGGATTTTAGTTCAACTTGCTAAGAAAGCTCCTGATTTTTATAGCTGGCGAAATGGTGTTTTTCAATTTCAGCCTGAACCGTATGAAGAAACAGTTGAACCCCTAACTACTCAAAGTATAGAGTTTGAAGGAAATAAGTCTAGTTCGATTTTTGATGTAGAACAATTAGAGTCTTCTTTGGCCAAAGCACTGGCTATGTGGGGAGAAAATAGCAGCAATCTTGAACCTCTTTATAGTCAACTGGGTAATCTCTACGCCGATCGGGTACAATCAGGAGAATCCCCAGATAGAGAACGAGAATTTATATTAGCACAAGATTATTTGAATAAGGCGATCGCGCTACAAACTCAATTTAAACAAGAAGATGCTCTTGCTCATACTCTCAGCACTTTAGCTTTACTCTACAGATCTCAAGGCAGGTACACTGAAGCCGAACCCCTTTTTTTACAAGCATTAGAACTGAGTAAACACATCTTAGGAAACAACCATCTCGATGTAGCAACTTCTCTCAACAATTTAGCTTTACTCTACGATTCTCAAGGCAGATACAGCGAAGCCGAACTACTTCATAAAAAAACATTAAAACTTAGAAAACATCTTTTGGGAGACAACCATTTCGATGTGGCAACTTCTCTCAACAATTTAGCTTTACTATACAAATCTCAAGGCAGGTACGAAGAAGCCGAACCCCTTTTAAGACAGGCATTAGAACTGTATAAACGCCTTTTAGGAGAAAACCATCCCAATGTGGCAACTTGCCTCAACAATTTAGCAGCACTCTACGATTCTCAAGGCAAGTACGAAGAAGCCGAACCTTTTTTAATACAAGCATTAGAATTGAGAAAACGCCTTTTAGGAGACAATCATCCCGATGTAGCAATTTCCCTCAACAATTTAGCTTCTCTCTACTCTTCCCAAGGCAGGTACGCAGAAGCCGAACCCTTCTTTTTACAAGCATTGTTAATATTAGAAAAATCGTTAGGTGAACATCATCCCCATACACAAACGGCTCGTAAGAATTTGCAAAGAATGCGGCGATAG
- a CDS encoding phosphotransferase — MFTLSVKNSLDYLNQRNLIDLSTKSLVNLDVIQAKNFNVLLTFSDGKKILVKQERLNPKEKIGGDFLGEKSIQEFWRNFPELEELNQFLPQLIDFDAENYIVVYNYLGSYQDLYQFYLKDKIFSTAIASSIGTTLGKIHRLTFQKQDYKIFLQQRESDSQLHPVFHLINKLERIPPEIFGMIPKDGLKFFALYQRFDSLGKAIAELGDSYCACCLTHNDLKLNNIILDKNWKNKPDNLVKFIDWERLRWGDPAFDLGMLIGNYIQMWLSSLMISKSLSIEESLRLATIPLETLQPSIGTLMLAYLKTFPDILQTRPDFLKQVVQFTGFALIQQIQVMLQYQKTFNNSGIATLQVAKSLLCRPETSLPTVFGATFTQFSPLSV; from the coding sequence ATGTTTACTCTCAGTGTCAAAAATTCCTTAGATTATTTAAACCAAAGAAATCTGATAGATTTGTCCACCAAATCTCTAGTTAACCTAGATGTGATTCAAGCCAAAAATTTTAATGTTTTATTGACTTTTTCTGATGGTAAAAAAATATTAGTTAAACAAGAACGGTTAAATCCCAAAGAAAAAATAGGGGGGGATTTTTTAGGAGAAAAATCTATTCAAGAATTTTGGCGAAACTTTCCCGAATTAGAGGAATTAAATCAATTTCTTCCTCAACTTATTGATTTTGATGCAGAGAATTATATTGTCGTCTATAACTATTTAGGGTCTTATCAAGATTTATACCAATTTTATCTGAAAGACAAGATTTTTTCAACCGCGATCGCCTCATCAATTGGGACTACTTTAGGTAAAATTCATCGTTTAACGTTTCAAAAGCAAGACTATAAAATATTTTTGCAACAAAGAGAATCAGACTCTCAACTTCATCCCGTTTTTCACTTAATTAACAAATTAGAACGGATTCCTCCCGAAATATTCGGAATGATTCCTAAAGATGGCTTAAAATTTTTTGCGCTCTATCAACGTTTTGATAGTTTAGGAAAAGCGATCGCAGAATTAGGCGATTCTTATTGTGCTTGTTGTTTAACTCATAATGATCTTAAACTTAATAATATTATTTTAGATAAAAATTGGAAAAATAAACCTGATAATTTAGTCAAGTTTATTGATTGGGAGCGTTTAAGATGGGGAGATCCGGCTTTTGATTTAGGGATGTTAATCGGCAATTATATTCAGATGTGGTTAAGTAGTTTAATGATTAGTAAATCTCTCTCTATAGAAGAATCTTTACGCCTAGCAACGATTCCCTTAGAAACCCTTCAGCCTTCTATCGGAACTTTAATGTTAGCTTACTTAAAAACCTTTCCTGATATTCTTCAAACTCGTCCTGATTTCTTAAAACAAGTCGTTCAGTTTACAGGATTTGCTTTAATTCAACAAATACAAGTCATGCTCCAATATCAAAAGACCTTTAATAATTCTGGGATTGCCACTCTACAAGTCGCGAAAAGTTTACTCTGTCGTCCAGAAACTTCTTTACCTACAGTGTTTGGTGCTACTTTTACTCAGTTTAGTCCTCTTAGTGTATAA
- a CDS encoding type II toxin-antitoxin system VapC family toxin has product MNQALLDTNILSYFLRGNPAVIEQLRIYRQHYSYLSFSIFTYYEIKSGLLYKDARQQQQQFERLAQISEVIPYDREISDIASQIYVNLRTKGQLITPIDLFIGATALYRNYTLITANIKHFQNIPNLNYENWYNG; this is encoded by the coding sequence ATGAATCAAGCATTACTTGATACTAACATTCTCTCTTATTTTTTACGAGGTAATCCCGCAGTAATTGAACAGTTACGCATTTATCGACAACACTATAGTTACCTATCATTTTCAATCTTTACCTATTACGAGATCAAAAGTGGCTTACTTTACAAAGATGCACGCCAGCAACAACAACAATTTGAACGTCTTGCACAAATAAGTGAAGTAATTCCTTATGATCGTGAAATTAGTGATATAGCTAGTCAAATCTACGTTAATCTTAGAACAAAAGGACAGCTAATTACCCCGATTGATTTGTTTATTGGTGCAACTGCTCTTTATAGGAATTATACTCTGATTACAGCTAATATCAAGCATTTTCAAAATATTCCCAATCTTAATTATGAAAATTGGTATAATGGTTAA